A window of the Juglans microcarpa x Juglans regia isolate MS1-56 chromosome 5D, Jm3101_v1.0, whole genome shotgun sequence genome harbors these coding sequences:
- the LOC121265690 gene encoding 60S acidic ribosomal protein P2-like, translating into MTQQVLEEYYKILAVDDDATEENISLNYLSFALLSGFAVGAEADDDKIVLLLSLVKGKDITELIATGREKLAVMSSAHDGFAVAATGADGGAVAHAAAEPKKELEKVEEKEESDEEMCFSLFD; encoded by the exons ATGACCCAACAAGTTTTGGAGGAGTACTACAAAATTTTGGCAGTTGATGATGATGCAACTGAGGAAAATATCAGTTTAAATTACCTAAGTTTTGCACTG TTATCTGGGTTTGCAGTTGGAGCCGAAGCTGATGATGATAAGATAGTGCTTCTTCTGTCACTGGTCAAGGGCAAAGACATTACAGAACTTATTGCTACTGGGCGGGAGAAGTTGGCCGTTATGTCTTCTGCTCATGATGGTTTTGCAGTTGCAGCCACAGGTGCAGATGGTGGTGCTGTTGCTCATGCTGCTGCGGAGCCAAAGAAAGAGCTGGAAAAGGTGGAGGAGAAAGAGGAATCTGATGAA GAAATGTGCTTCAGTCTCTTTGATTAA